One segment of Massilia sp. Se16.2.3 DNA contains the following:
- a CDS encoding M4 family metallopeptidase has translation MILQKTLIAAALALAATGAYAGNGNTDKVVNALNAERLRNGLDNNHGYAKSMEYPGPEGLQVTRLHHTYKGIRIFESESVVTTDARGSIVSQSHSERRDKISRSGVSLVAAISADAAIKAAVAGLGGADKHVVAPKAETIIFPIVKQQRVAGAANKKEAELNALDVEDVVEGYKLAYLVETRANKGNKPVYFNTVIDAANGAVLDQWSMLHTVAGTGYSQYNGTVPIQTTLSGTQYKMLDTTRGVGGTFGGMAITNANHSSTSNPQPGLIYTNASNSWGDGKQYISGGSTTNANGQTAAVNALWGMMNTYDTMKNVMGWRSLDGRNTATYIAVHVGTAYDNAFYTDTCRCMYIGDGNRFYSLGSIDVIGHEMGHGVTAATSNLTYRGESGGLNESSSDINGEAVEAYARNGGTGTVIPAGKNDWMMGKEISKTGTPLRWMWKPSKDGVSKDAWSTSLRNLDVHNSSGPNNRMFYFLSMGSNATSTSEMYSSYLTQLPRAMTGIGIDHAYRIWFRANTTKLTSSSTYADARAKMIAAATELYGAGSKEAKAVTRAYAAINVGADVAE, from the coding sequence ATGATTTTGCAGAAGACTTTGATTGCAGCTGCCCTCGCATTGGCAGCAACCGGAGCTTACGCAGGTAATGGCAATACCGATAAGGTGGTCAACGCACTGAACGCTGAACGCCTGAGGAATGGCCTGGACAACAACCACGGCTATGCAAAAAGCATGGAATACCCGGGGCCCGAGGGCCTGCAGGTGACGCGCTTGCATCACACGTACAAGGGCATCCGCATTTTTGAATCGGAATCGGTGGTGACGACGGATGCGCGCGGCAGCATCGTGAGCCAGTCCCATTCGGAACGCCGCGACAAGATTTCCAGGTCGGGCGTGTCGCTTGTTGCCGCAATCAGCGCCGACGCAGCCATCAAGGCAGCCGTTGCCGGCCTGGGCGGTGCCGACAAGCATGTGGTGGCGCCAAAGGCTGAAACCATCATCTTCCCGATCGTGAAGCAGCAGCGTGTCGCCGGCGCCGCCAACAAGAAGGAAGCCGAGCTGAACGCACTGGACGTCGAAGACGTGGTCGAGGGCTACAAGCTGGCCTATCTGGTCGAGACCCGTGCGAACAAGGGCAACAAACCCGTCTACTTCAACACCGTGATCGACGCTGCCAACGGCGCCGTGCTCGACCAGTGGAGCATGCTGCACACCGTGGCCGGCACCGGCTACAGCCAGTACAACGGCACCGTCCCGATCCAGACCACCCTGAGCGGCACCCAGTACAAGATGCTCGACACTACCCGTGGCGTGGGCGGCACTTTCGGCGGCATGGCCATCACCAACGCCAACCACAGCTCGACTTCCAACCCGCAGCCGGGGCTGATCTACACCAACGCGAGTAACAGCTGGGGCGATGGCAAGCAATACATCAGCGGCGGCAGCACCACCAATGCCAACGGCCAGACCGCAGCGGTCAACGCCTTGTGGGGCATGATGAACACCTACGACACCATGAAGAACGTCATGGGATGGAGGTCCCTGGACGGCAGAAACACGGCGACCTATATTGCCGTGCACGTCGGCACCGCCTATGACAACGCCTTCTATACCGACACCTGCAGGTGCATGTACATCGGCGACGGCAACAGGTTCTACAGCCTGGGTTCGATTGACGTGATCGGCCACGAAATGGGCCATGGCGTGACTGCCGCTACCTCGAACCTGACCTACCGTGGCGAGTCGGGCGGCCTGAACGAGTCCTCCTCCGACATCAATGGCGAGGCGGTGGAAGCGTATGCCCGGAACGGCGGCACCGGCACCGTGATCCCGGCGGGCAAGAACGACTGGATGATGGGCAAGGAAATCTCGAAGACCGGTACCCCGCTGCGCTGGATGTGGAAACCATCGAAGGATGGCGTCTCCAAGGATGCCTGGTCGACCAGCCTGAGGAACCTGGACGTGCACAATAGCTCGGGCCCGAACAACCGGATGTTCTACTTCCTGTCCATGGGGTCGAATGCCACCTCCACCTCGGAGATGTACTCGTCTTACCTGACCCAGCTGCCCAGGGCCATGACCGGTATCGGGATCGACCATGCCTACCGCATCTGGTTCCGCGCCAACACGACCAAGCTGACCTCGTCGTCGACCTATGCTGACGCACGCGCCAAGATGATCGCCGCGGCGACGGAGCTGTATGGTGCAGGCAGCAAGGAAGCGAAGGCCGTGACCCGTGCCTATGCTGCCATCAACGTGGGCGCAGACGTCGCCGAATAA